A single region of the Pseudomonas granadensis genome encodes:
- the purH gene encoding bifunctional phosphoribosylaminoimidazolecarboxamide formyltransferase/IMP cyclohydrolase, with translation MTDQTTRLPIRRALISVSDKTGILEFAKELEALGVEILSTGGTFKLLRDNGVAAVEVADYTGFAEMMDGRVKTLHPKIHGGILGRRGIDDAIMSEHGIQPIDLVAVNLYPFEATINKPGCDLPTAIENIDIGGPTMVRSAAKNHKDVAIVVNASDYTSVLESLKAGGLTYAQRFDLMLKAFEHTAAYDGMIANYMGTVNQAAETLSTEGRSEFPRTFNSQFIKAQEMRYGENPHQSAAFYVEARPAEVGIATATQLQGKELSYNNVADTDAALECVKSFVKPACVIVKHANPCGVAVSPDGEGGIRQAYELAYATDTESAFGGIIAFNRELDAETAKAIVERQFVEVIIAPSVSAEARAIVAAKANVRLLACGEWSADRAAAWDYKRVNGGLLVQSRDIGMISADDLKVVTKRAPTEQEIHDLIFAWKVAKYVKSNAIVYAKNRQTIGVGAGQMSRVNSARIAAIKAEHAGLQVAGSVMASDAFFPFRDGLDNAAKVGITAVIQPGGSMRDAEVIAAADEAGIAMVFTGMRHFRH, from the coding sequence ATGACCGACCAGACTACCCGCCTGCCGATCCGCCGCGCCTTGATCAGCGTTTCCGACAAGACCGGGATCCTCGAATTCGCCAAAGAGCTGGAAGCTCTCGGCGTCGAGATCCTCTCCACCGGCGGAACGTTCAAGCTGCTGCGTGACAACGGCGTTGCCGCAGTGGAAGTCGCGGATTACACCGGTTTCGCCGAGATGATGGACGGTCGGGTGAAAACCCTGCACCCGAAAATCCACGGCGGCATTCTCGGTCGTCGCGGTATTGACGACGCGATCATGAGCGAACACGGCATCCAGCCGATCGATCTGGTCGCGGTCAACCTGTACCCGTTCGAAGCCACCATCAACAAGCCAGGCTGCGACCTGCCGACCGCCATCGAGAACATCGACATCGGCGGCCCGACCATGGTCCGTTCGGCGGCGAAAAACCACAAAGACGTGGCGATCGTGGTGAATGCCAGCGATTACACCAGCGTGCTGGAAAGCCTGAAGGCCGGCGGCCTGACCTACGCGCAGCGTTTCGACCTGATGCTCAAGGCTTTCGAACACACCGCCGCCTACGACGGCATGATCGCCAACTACATGGGCACGGTGAATCAGGCGGCTGAAACCCTCAGCACTGAAGGCCGCAGCGAATTCCCGCGCACCTTCAACAGCCAGTTCATCAAGGCCCAGGAAATGCGCTACGGCGAGAACCCGCACCAGAGCGCGGCGTTTTACGTTGAAGCCAGGCCTGCCGAAGTCGGCATCGCCACCGCGACCCAACTGCAGGGCAAAGAGCTGTCGTACAACAACGTGGCCGACACCGACGCTGCGCTGGAATGCGTGAAGAGCTTCGTCAAGCCGGCCTGCGTGATCGTCAAGCACGCCAACCCGTGTGGCGTTGCCGTGAGCCCGGACGGCGAAGGCGGCATCCGTCAGGCCTACGAACTGGCTTACGCGACTGACACCGAATCTGCATTCGGCGGCATCATCGCCTTCAACCGTGAACTGGATGCCGAGACCGCCAAGGCGATCGTCGAGCGTCAGTTCGTTGAAGTGATCATCGCTCCGAGCGTGAGCGCAGAAGCCCGCGCCATCGTCGCTGCCAAAGCCAACGTGCGCCTGCTGGCCTGCGGCGAGTGGTCGGCAGACCGCGCCGCCGCGTGGGACTACAAGCGCGTCAACGGTGGCCTGCTGGTGCAGAGCCGCGATATCGGCATGATCAGCGCCGATGACCTGAAGGTTGTGACCAAGCGCGCCCCGACCGAGCAGGAAATTCACGACCTGATCTTCGCCTGGAAAGTCGCCAAGTACGTCAAGTCCAACGCCATCGTCTACGCGAAGAACCGTCAGACCATCGGTGTCGGCGCCGGCCAGATGAGCCGCGTAAATTCGGCACGTATCGCCGCAATCAAGGCTGAGCACGCTGGTTTGCAGGTCGCCGGTTCGGTGATGGCCTCGGACGCGTTCTTCCCGTTCCGCGACGGTCTGGACAATGCGGCCAAGGTTGGCATCACCGCGGTGATCCAGCCGGGTGGTTCGATGCGTGATGCGGAAGTGATTGCAGCAGCCGACGAGGCCGGTATCGCGATGGTCTTTACGGGTATGCGCCACTTCCGTCACTGA
- the fis gene encoding DNA-binding transcriptional regulator Fis translates to MTMMTETLVSGTTPVSDNVNLKQHLNTPSEEGQTLRGSVEKALHNYFAHLEGASVTDVYNLVLSEVEAPLLESVMNYVKGNQTKASELLGLNRGTLRKKLKQYDLL, encoded by the coding sequence ATGACGATGATGACCGAGACTTTAGTGAGTGGAACAACACCCGTGAGCGACAACGTGAATTTGAAACAGCACCTCAACACGCCGAGCGAAGAAGGCCAGACCCTTCGCGGGAGTGTCGAGAAGGCGCTGCACAATTATTTCGCCCACCTTGAGGGCGCGTCCGTCACGGATGTGTACAACCTGGTGCTCTCCGAAGTCGAGGCTCCCCTGCTCGAAAGCGTGATGAACTACGTCAAGGGCAACCAGACCAAGGCCAGTGAGCTGCTGGGACTTAACCGCGGCACGCTGCGCAAGAAACTCAAGCAGTACGATCTGCTGTAA
- the dusB gene encoding tRNA dihydrouridine synthase DusB: MSAVRIGPYTLQNGLILAPMAGVTDQPFRQLCKRLGAGLVVSEMVTSDMSLWNTRKSRMRMIHEGDPEPRSVQIAGGDAQMLAEAARANVELGAQIIDINMGCPAKKVCNKAAGSALLKDEALVTEILQAVVAAVDVPVTLKIRTGWDRENKNGLTVAKIAEQAGITALAVHGRTRADLYTGEAEYDTIAAIKKAVSIPVFANGDIDSPEKARYVLDATGADGLLVGRAAQGRPWIFREIEHFLRTGEKLPAPKLIEVERILLEHLAALHAFYGDVMGVRIARKHVGWYLATLPGAREFRARFNRLDGTETQCANVREFFAERYKSLTGDEEGVAA; encoded by the coding sequence ATGTCGGCGGTACGCATCGGCCCATACACATTGCAGAACGGCTTGATTCTTGCCCCGATGGCGGGCGTCACCGATCAGCCCTTTCGTCAGCTGTGCAAGCGTCTGGGCGCAGGGCTTGTAGTCTCGGAAATGGTTACCAGCGACATGAGCCTGTGGAACACCCGCAAGTCGCGCATGCGCATGATCCACGAAGGTGATCCCGAGCCACGCTCGGTGCAGATCGCCGGTGGTGATGCGCAGATGCTGGCGGAGGCGGCCCGGGCCAACGTCGAGCTGGGCGCTCAGATTATCGACATCAACATGGGTTGCCCGGCGAAGAAGGTCTGCAACAAGGCCGCCGGCTCCGCGTTGCTGAAGGACGAAGCACTGGTGACCGAGATCCTGCAGGCCGTGGTGGCTGCGGTGGATGTACCGGTCACTCTGAAGATCCGCACCGGCTGGGATCGCGAGAACAAGAACGGCCTGACCGTGGCGAAAATCGCCGAACAGGCCGGGATCACTGCGCTGGCCGTGCATGGCCGCACGCGCGCCGATCTGTACACCGGGGAAGCCGAGTACGACACGATTGCCGCGATCAAGAAGGCGGTGTCGATTCCGGTCTTCGCCAACGGCGATATCGATTCGCCAGAGAAGGCCCGTTACGTGCTTGATGCGACCGGTGCCGATGGCCTGTTGGTGGGTCGTGCCGCTCAAGGGCGGCCATGGATTTTTCGCGAGATCGAGCACTTCCTGCGTACCGGCGAGAAATTGCCGGCACCGAAGCTGATCGAGGTGGAACGCATTCTGCTGGAGCATCTGGCCGCCCTTCACGCCTTCTATGGGGACGTGATGGGCGTGCGTATTGCGCGCAAGCATGTGGGCTGGTATCTCGCAACCTTGCCGGGCGCCAGGGAGTTTCGCGCCCGTTTCAATCGTTTGGATGGTACGGAAACACAATGCGCCAACGTTCGGGAGTTCTTCGCCGAGCGTTACAAGAGCCTGACAGGGGACGAAGAAGGGGTGGCCGCATGA
- a CDS encoding DUF3426 domain-containing protein, with protein MTDSFVTQCPHCQTSFRVSHAQLSVARGVVRCGSCLQVFNAAKQLLEQHAGKDALTPIAPAQAEAPSPVVGETPAPRAISQKQWNASELDLDSLDLDQELARLEQREIQPVTEPGRTREDALSARRDSPEPDDAAWPGSLFSEPADERTSKPDGEPDIEAIETLEPERTEPSLSLEPVDLDDEPRIPQLRLHDPIDPNARRERLSASDDSDDDDLPSIAPLRKKRERAEPGVRAEVLQDLTDDPLQLDWQKRRSPWGRRLLWLLLVLIAAGCLAAQYIAYHFDELARQDQYRPWFQQICPQIGCTVPSKVDIARIKSSNLVVRSHPEFNGALVVDAIIYNRATFSQPFPLLELRFADLNGHLIASRRFKPGEYLKGDLEGLPEMPPQTPIHIALDILDPGPKAVNYSLSFHSPE; from the coding sequence ATGACCGACAGCTTCGTCACTCAGTGCCCGCATTGCCAAACCAGTTTCCGCGTCAGCCATGCTCAATTGAGCGTGGCCCGCGGGGTGGTTCGCTGCGGCTCCTGCCTGCAAGTGTTCAACGCCGCCAAACAGTTGCTCGAACAACACGCCGGCAAGGATGCACTGACGCCCATCGCGCCGGCGCAGGCTGAAGCACCATCACCTGTTGTCGGTGAAACGCCAGCGCCACGCGCGATCAGCCAAAAGCAGTGGAACGCTTCGGAACTGGATCTCGACAGCCTCGACCTGGATCAGGAACTGGCCCGTCTTGAGCAGCGCGAAATCCAGCCGGTCACCGAACCGGGGCGCACTCGCGAGGACGCCCTGAGTGCACGCCGCGACAGCCCCGAACCGGATGACGCGGCATGGCCAGGCAGCCTGTTCAGCGAACCGGCCGATGAGCGCACATCGAAGCCGGATGGCGAGCCGGACATCGAAGCCATCGAGACCCTCGAACCCGAACGCACCGAGCCCTCGCTGTCGCTGGAACCGGTGGACCTAGATGACGAGCCGCGCATTCCGCAGTTGCGCCTGCACGACCCGATCGACCCGAATGCCCGCCGTGAACGGCTGTCGGCCAGCGACGACAGCGATGATGACGATTTGCCGTCGATCGCGCCGCTGCGCAAAAAGCGCGAACGTGCCGAACCCGGCGTACGTGCCGAAGTCCTGCAAGACCTGACCGACGATCCGCTGCAACTCGACTGGCAAAAACGCCGCTCGCCCTGGGGCCGACGCCTGCTCTGGCTGCTGCTGGTGCTGATCGCGGCGGGTTGTCTGGCGGCGCAGTACATCGCCTATCATTTCGACGAACTGGCCCGGCAGGACCAATACCGCCCATGGTTCCAGCAAATCTGCCCGCAGATCGGCTGCACGGTGCCGTCCAAGGTCGACATCGCCAGAATCAAGAGCAGCAATCTGGTGGTGCGCAGCCATCCGGAATTCAACGGTGCACTGGTGGTCGATGCGATCATCTACAACCGGGCGACGTTTTCCCAGCCGTTCCCGCTGCTGGAACTGCGCTTTGCCGATCTCAATGGTCATCTGATCGCCAGTCGTCGCTTCAAACCCGGCGAATACCTCAAGGGCGATCTTGAAGGCCTGCCGGAGATGCCGCCGCAGACGCCGATCCACATTGCACTGGACATTCTCGATCCAGGCCCGAAAGCGGTGAATTACAGCCTGAGTTTCCACTCACCCGAGTGA
- the prmA gene encoding 50S ribosomal protein L11 methyltransferase, producing the protein MPWLQVRLAITPEQAETYEDAFLEVGAVSVTFMDAEDQPIFEPELNTTPLWSHTHLLALFEGGTEPEPVLAHLELLTGSPLPEHHSEVIEDQDWERSWMDGFQPMRFGQRLWIVPSWHAAPEPDAVNLLLDPGLAFGTGTHPTTALCLEWLDGQDLKDCDVLDFGCGSGILAIAALLLGAKQAVGTDIDVQALEASRDNAGRNNIADELFPLYLPPDLPQVKADVLVANILAGPLVSLAPQLSCLVKPGGRLALSGILAEQGDEVAAAYAQDFDLDPIANRDGWVRITGRRR; encoded by the coding sequence ATGCCCTGGCTGCAAGTCCGTCTCGCCATCACCCCGGAACAAGCCGAAACCTACGAGGACGCGTTCCTTGAGGTGGGCGCTGTGTCGGTGACGTTCATGGACGCTGAAGACCAGCCGATCTTCGAGCCGGAACTCAACACCACCCCGCTGTGGTCGCACACGCATTTGCTGGCGCTGTTCGAGGGTGGTACTGAACCGGAACCGGTTCTGGCTCATCTGGAGTTGCTGACCGGCAGCCCGCTGCCCGAGCATCACAGTGAAGTGATCGAAGATCAGGATTGGGAACGCAGTTGGATGGACGGCTTCCAGCCGATGCGTTTCGGTCAGCGCCTGTGGATCGTGCCGAGCTGGCACGCTGCGCCGGAACCTGACGCAGTCAACCTGCTGCTGGACCCGGGCCTGGCCTTCGGCACCGGCACGCACCCGACCACTGCGTTGTGCCTGGAATGGCTCGACGGCCAGGATCTGAAAGACTGCGACGTGCTCGACTTCGGTTGCGGCTCGGGGATTCTGGCGATCGCGGCGCTGCTGCTGGGCGCGAAACAAGCGGTCGGCACCGACATCGACGTGCAGGCGCTGGAAGCTTCGCGCGACAATGCCGGGCGCAACAATATCGCCGACGAGCTGTTTCCGCTGTACCTGCCGCCAGATCTGCCGCAGGTCAAAGCCGATGTGCTGGTCGCCAATATCCTCGCCGGCCCGCTGGTTTCGCTGGCACCGCAACTGTCTTGCCTGGTCAAGCCCGGCGGGCGTCTGGCGCTGTCGGGCATCCTCGCCGAACAAGGTGACGAAGTCGCCGCCGCTTATGCACAGGACTTCGATCTCGACCCGATTGCCAATCGCGACGGCTGGGTGCGCATCACTGGCCGTCGGCGCTAA
- a CDS encoding type III effector 1, with protein sequence MATQQGIVEETAATAASAGTVQEVLLRITRWQVLIDKRLSSQMSLFEAMEDFALTELRSHHPDGNIDPGFVQVLLDAIVQKMIDGKPLMYLAIRDAPYRWPGAADRGLPASQREAVIQTVDSVAEHFLAQYKNYLQELWQTKGQEAAFDRLVVRKLQRFIDDIDALFNADRLANLTLDRLRRQIEKIEGRNARRYRLTALATGAEKKILQAQSYASLPHWLRVLNEPDRARLRQYQQQTSLAQAALDDLLEGYGSLRAFARQQAIDYLLLKLDIEIEPDRIEVRLKWRSAVGEPTQNRSLSELLAAGPIGKDFVAVLDVTSGPSQRNQPLTPTFVADMLAELDCPADYLQVLARQYEREGVQKASFDWLVARLQQSAFVARCAGHLTVADHDRLGQAWATDVTEKTLRFAALTLPNGMQCADLLVCYREETAQQVEDLLLYAPNKPDGQEWVRLRSLSALTGEVWSWTQSESGREYLLQQLSPTAHRKARDYLLAVSASPALWGMTSDIRRAPVTFAEGVEAAVKMGLAKNLQRVEEDNALRWYTTLGLEARRRISSLNQELVVHQQTFNELLGGFEVFVDFARRTVAAAIAPYMRSKSVLEPVDPGTVLIDYSPGVADRRKQPSASLLDLAIYGYDDNAGIEHPKKGVRSSVGQDLSQVRSAELVRYMRGAWLGDKYAKEIRGQYLDARDEAYELRRFGYRNVLLSKMDRDLRIARSQARLSDAVYSALVRQVSLLSQPSTSGAHVPGADIAASDGVFKFTVRHNVVLGVYVFICCQPEPSRWLYTPDASDGLTVRPYLSLEGEVAGTLHDYLMARCPVAARNTVSRSLRAIAAKKQRVDTLYEAQRVIDARNEFNAYIERTVTDVEDITTSRAEMIERQVVKGLMFGAAPFCMVFPPFALLLDVVFIAVSAGQAVAAHLEGDVDGALVHWLEASWGALFAMVGAGSAVKFLAGTVSNLKRTTRPVSLLAERLETLTPIRKETLPAVREVRFRAGQAVGKAPEQLQRVTEETVFFGTWRSPPSAGQPQPSYYIHNKGRYFQVRENPHFGGLSLIDARRPAAIYQRPIRLTANGKWTHDRVGLRGGNDQVRNLGHVNNLRNAFPGRVEPVLNRGAMQGEAVVAKFVAGSKDNYLFSLNAQTCVIASMYNPLTKVGAVVHFDHNIRSLIERTVRDVMKRLGGSTKDVRATLVGGDWLTGTDIGGSVRRVLRQQGLRPTWDYWSYSSCLGNNYAVSLNLHNGVSTVFKTSASQVERLYTPVLQRARYANDAVSTRATSFMQRVRSRPLYEDGSGNVVDKVGRRATAAMIDEQAFSMVLMN encoded by the coding sequence ATGGCAACTCAACAAGGGATTGTAGAAGAAACCGCAGCCACCGCTGCGTCTGCAGGGACGGTGCAGGAGGTTTTGCTGCGGATTACGCGTTGGCAGGTGTTGATCGACAAGCGCCTGAGCAGCCAGATGAGTTTGTTCGAGGCCATGGAAGATTTCGCATTGACCGAACTGCGCAGTCATCACCCTGACGGCAATATCGATCCGGGTTTTGTACAGGTCCTGCTTGATGCGATTGTGCAGAAAATGATCGATGGCAAGCCTTTGATGTACCTGGCAATCCGCGACGCTCCGTATCGCTGGCCGGGTGCTGCCGATCGCGGCTTGCCTGCCAGCCAACGCGAAGCGGTTATCCAGACGGTAGATAGCGTTGCCGAGCATTTCCTCGCTCAGTACAAAAATTACCTGCAAGAGCTTTGGCAAACCAAGGGGCAGGAGGCGGCGTTCGATCGCCTCGTCGTGCGCAAGCTGCAGCGGTTTATCGACGATATCGACGCGCTGTTCAACGCAGACCGGCTCGCGAACCTGACGCTGGATCGATTGCGCAGGCAAATCGAAAAGATTGAGGGCCGAAACGCTCGCCGGTATCGGTTGACCGCGCTGGCAACCGGTGCGGAAAAGAAAATTCTTCAAGCGCAGTCATACGCGAGTTTGCCGCACTGGCTGCGAGTGCTGAACGAACCGGACCGCGCCAGATTGCGCCAGTATCAGCAACAGACGTCACTGGCCCAGGCCGCGCTTGATGACCTGCTGGAAGGCTATGGATCGCTGCGCGCCTTCGCCCGTCAACAAGCGATCGATTACCTTCTGCTCAAACTCGACATCGAAATAGAACCGGACCGCATCGAGGTGCGCTTGAAATGGCGCTCGGCGGTCGGCGAGCCAACGCAGAACCGCAGCCTGAGCGAATTGCTCGCGGCGGGGCCGATCGGTAAGGATTTCGTTGCGGTGCTGGACGTTACCAGTGGTCCTTCGCAACGCAATCAGCCTCTGACGCCGACATTCGTTGCCGACATGCTGGCAGAGCTGGACTGTCCGGCGGATTACCTGCAAGTTCTGGCCCGGCAGTACGAGCGCGAAGGCGTGCAGAAAGCCTCGTTCGACTGGCTTGTCGCGCGGCTCCAACAAAGCGCGTTCGTTGCACGTTGCGCTGGGCATCTGACCGTGGCCGACCATGACCGCCTCGGTCAGGCGTGGGCTACAGATGTCACAGAGAAAACTCTGCGATTCGCTGCGCTGACGCTGCCCAACGGCATGCAGTGTGCTGACCTGCTGGTGTGTTATCGCGAAGAGACTGCGCAACAGGTCGAGGATCTTTTGCTGTACGCGCCGAACAAGCCAGATGGCCAGGAATGGGTGCGCTTGCGTTCGCTGTCGGCGTTGACCGGAGAGGTCTGGAGCTGGACGCAGAGCGAATCCGGGCGCGAATACCTGTTGCAGCAACTTTCACCCACTGCGCATCGCAAGGCGCGGGATTACCTGTTAGCCGTGTCGGCGAGCCCGGCTCTCTGGGGAATGACCAGTGACATTCGTCGCGCACCCGTTACGTTCGCCGAAGGCGTTGAAGCCGCGGTAAAAATGGGTCTGGCAAAAAATCTGCAGCGCGTCGAGGAGGACAACGCGCTGCGCTGGTACACGACGCTGGGTCTTGAGGCCCGCCGGCGCATCAGCAGCCTGAACCAGGAACTGGTGGTGCATCAGCAGACCTTCAATGAATTGCTGGGCGGTTTCGAAGTTTTCGTCGACTTCGCCAGGCGCACGGTTGCCGCAGCGATTGCGCCGTATATGCGCAGCAAGAGTGTGCTTGAGCCGGTCGACCCGGGCACCGTGTTGATCGACTACAGCCCCGGCGTTGCCGACCGCAGGAAGCAGCCATCAGCCAGTCTGCTCGATCTGGCGATCTACGGCTACGATGACAACGCTGGCATCGAACATCCAAAAAAAGGCGTGCGCTCGTCAGTCGGCCAGGATTTGAGTCAGGTCCGCAGCGCCGAGCTGGTGCGGTACATGCGCGGGGCCTGGCTGGGTGACAAGTACGCGAAAGAGATTCGTGGCCAATACCTGGACGCTCGCGATGAAGCCTACGAGTTGCGTCGGTTCGGCTACCGCAATGTGCTGTTGTCGAAAATGGATCGTGACCTGCGCATTGCCAGAAGTCAGGCACGCTTGAGCGATGCGGTGTATTCGGCGCTGGTCCGTCAGGTCTCGCTGCTCAGCCAACCGTCAACGTCGGGAGCGCATGTGCCGGGTGCCGACATTGCTGCGAGCGACGGCGTGTTCAAGTTCACCGTGCGCCATAACGTCGTGCTGGGGGTATACGTTTTTATCTGTTGCCAGCCCGAACCGTCCCGGTGGCTATACACGCCGGATGCTTCCGACGGTCTGACGGTGCGCCCGTATCTGTCACTGGAGGGCGAAGTCGCCGGTACATTGCATGACTACCTGATGGCGCGCTGCCCCGTCGCTGCGCGCAATACCGTGTCACGCTCATTGCGCGCGATAGCGGCAAAGAAACAGCGCGTCGATACGCTGTACGAAGCGCAGCGAGTGATTGACGCGCGCAATGAGTTCAACGCTTACATCGAGCGTACGGTCACGGACGTGGAGGACATCACCACCAGCCGTGCGGAAATGATCGAAAGACAAGTGGTCAAGGGACTGATGTTCGGCGCGGCGCCGTTTTGTATGGTGTTTCCGCCGTTTGCCTTGCTGCTGGATGTTGTATTCATCGCGGTCAGCGCCGGCCAGGCAGTCGCGGCGCACCTGGAGGGCGATGTTGATGGCGCGCTCGTTCATTGGCTGGAGGCATCATGGGGCGCGCTGTTTGCCATGGTGGGTGCCGGCAGCGCGGTCAAGTTCCTCGCAGGCACGGTCAGTAATCTGAAGCGTACGACGAGGCCGGTCTCATTGTTGGCCGAACGCCTCGAGACGCTGACGCCGATTCGCAAGGAAACACTGCCGGCAGTCCGGGAGGTGCGTTTTCGCGCCGGGCAGGCCGTCGGCAAGGCGCCCGAACAGTTGCAGCGGGTCACTGAAGAAACGGTGTTTTTCGGTACCTGGCGCAGTCCGCCAAGCGCCGGGCAGCCTCAACCGAGCTATTACATCCACAACAAAGGCAGGTATTTTCAGGTCCGGGAAAATCCGCATTTCGGTGGGCTCAGCTTGATTGATGCCCGTCGCCCCGCGGCCATTTATCAGCGGCCTATACGTTTGACAGCCAACGGCAAGTGGACCCATGACCGTGTCGGGCTGCGCGGCGGCAATGATCAGGTGCGCAATCTTGGCCATGTGAATAATCTGCGCAACGCATTTCCCGGGCGTGTCGAGCCGGTGCTCAACCGGGGCGCAATGCAGGGTGAGGCTGTGGTCGCGAAGTTCGTTGCCGGGTCGAAGGATAATTATCTGTTTTCGCTGAACGCGCAGACCTGTGTCATCGCCTCGATGTACAACCCGCTGACGAAGGTTGGCGCGGTCGTCCATTTCGATCACAACATTCGCTCGCTGATCGAACGCACCGTTCGGGACGTGATGAAACGATTGGGAGGCTCGACCAAGGATGTTCGCGCTACGCTGGTCGGCGGCGACTGGTTGACTGGCACGGATATCGGCGGATCGGTCAGGCGCGTATTGCGGCAGCAAGGGCTGCGACCGACCTGGGATTACTGGTCCTATTCCTCTTGTCTTGGCAACAATTACGCCGTGTCGTTGAATCTGCACAACGGTGTATCGACCGTGTTCAAGACATCCGCCAGTCAGGTCGAGCGGTTGTATACGCCGGTTTTGCAGCGGGCGCGGTATGCCAATGACGCAGTCTCGACGCGCGCGACGAGCTTTATGCAGCGGGTGCGCAGCAGGCCGTTGTATGAGGATGGCTCGGGCAACGTCGTCGACAAGGTCGGCCGTCGGGCCACCGCCGCGATGATCGACGAGCAGGCTTTTTCGATGGTGTTGATGAACTGA
- the accC gene encoding acetyl-CoA carboxylase biotin carboxylase subunit, protein MTAKLEKVLIANRGEIALRILRACKEMGIKTVAVYSKADKELMHLGLADESVCIGPASASQSYLHIPAIIAAAEVTGATAIHPGYGFLAENADFAEQVENSGFAFIGPKAETIRLMGDKVSAKHAMIEAGVPTVPGSDGPLPEDEETALRIGREVGYPVIIKAAGGGGGRGMRVVHKEEDLIAFAKLTRTEAGAAFGNPMVYLEKFLTNPRHVEVQVLSDGQGHAIHLGDRDCSLQRRHQKVLEEAPAPGIDEKARQEVLARCVKACIDIGYRGAGTFEFLYENGRFYFIEMNTRVQVEHPVSEMVTGLDIVKEMLSIAAGNKLSFTQDDVVIRGHSLECRINAEDPKTFMPSPGTVKHFHAPGGNGVRVDSHLYSGYAVPPNYDSLIGKLITYGATRDEAMARMRNALDEIVVDGIKTNIPLHRDLVRDEGFCKGGVNIHYLEHKLAKQS, encoded by the coding sequence ATGACTGCGAAGTTGGAAAAAGTTCTGATCGCGAACCGCGGTGAGATCGCCCTGCGGATTCTGCGTGCCTGCAAAGAGATGGGCATCAAGACCGTCGCCGTTTACTCCAAGGCCGACAAAGAGCTGATGCACCTGGGTCTGGCAGACGAATCCGTCTGCATCGGCCCGGCGTCTGCCTCTCAGTCTTACCTGCACATCCCGGCCATCATCGCCGCCGCTGAAGTGACTGGCGCTACCGCCATCCACCCAGGCTACGGTTTCCTCGCGGAAAACGCCGATTTTGCCGAGCAGGTCGAGAACTCCGGCTTCGCCTTCATCGGCCCGAAAGCCGAAACCATTCGCCTGATGGGTGACAAGGTCTCGGCCAAGCACGCGATGATCGAAGCTGGTGTGCCAACGGTTCCTGGTTCCGACGGCCCACTGCCGGAAGACGAAGAAACAGCGTTGCGCATCGGTCGTGAAGTCGGCTACCCGGTGATCATCAAGGCCGCTGGCGGCGGTGGTGGTCGCGGCATGCGTGTGGTGCACAAGGAAGAAGACCTGATCGCCTTCGCCAAACTGACCCGCACCGAAGCAGGCGCGGCGTTCGGCAACCCGATGGTCTATCTGGAAAAATTCCTCACCAACCCGCGCCACGTCGAAGTGCAAGTGCTGTCCGACGGCCAAGGCCACGCCATCCATCTGGGCGACCGCGACTGCTCGCTGCAGCGTCGTCACCAGAAGGTTCTCGAAGAAGCGCCGGCACCGGGCATCGACGAGAAAGCGCGTCAGGAAGTCCTGGCTCGTTGCGTCAAGGCGTGCATCGACATCGGTTACCGCGGCGCCGGCACTTTCGAGTTCCTCTACGAAAACGGTCGCTTCTACTTCATCGAAATGAACACCCGTGTTCAGGTGGAGCACCCGGTTTCGGAGATGGTCACCGGTCTCGACATCGTCAAGGAGATGCTCAGCATCGCCGCTGGCAACAAGCTGTCGTTCACTCAGGATGACGTGGTGATTCGCGGTCACTCGCTGGAGTGCCGGATCAACGCCGAAGACCCGAAAACCTTCATGCCGAGCCCGGGTACGGTCAAGCATTTCCACGCCCCGGGCGGCAATGGCGTACGCGTCGATTCGCACCTGTACAGCGGTTATGCCGTTCCGCCGAACTACGACTCGCTGATCGGCAAGCTGATCACTTACGGCGCGACCCGCGACGAAGCCATGGCCCGCATGCGCAATGCCCTGGACGAAATCGTGGTCGACGGGATCAAGACCAACATCCCGCTGCACCGTGATCTGGTCCGCGACGAAGGCTTCTGCAAAGGCGGTGTGAACATTCACTACCTCGAGCACAAGCTGGCCAAACAGTCGTAA